The Clarias gariepinus isolate MV-2021 ecotype Netherlands chromosome 7, CGAR_prim_01v2, whole genome shotgun sequence genome includes a window with the following:
- the LOC128527659 gene encoding glycosyltransferase family 92 protein F13G3.3-like — protein MVPVPYPHWRRSLMACGVPVQNDPIIKVNNVKSYMVGSYLEHREEVKIIRTIAIVLRNESAEYYCLLCCSGKNVSVPANYIIHPDHFEFEYGTADITCPLPEMCKIPTHVAITSQSPSKEGTSQDIHAFQPLRNQEKLDVFPYKFTVCISTMFDYVNVLELVQAMEMFKIVGVQKVAIYKTNCDSVTQKVLNYYVKKNFVEIIPWRVANYINVSRGWQKSVSLGDLHYFGQIAALNDCVYRYMYQSHYVALHDLDEFILPINFTTWSELLPKLERKYSQNVGFEFEAYLFPHSIIELMPKYSPGSWKKVMGVNILEHVYRLSNDHQEFNDFKVIVNPRLVFSTTVHGLLQSVNDSVRVDPEIAHIYHIRNVSREDLFQSPIIRDTRHRDYAGRLVPAVSEVLQKVLNIY, from the coding sequence ATGGTTCCTGTTCCTTACCCACACTGGAGAAGGAGTCTGATGGCATGTGGTGTGCCAGTGCAAAATGACCCAATCATCAAGGTCAACAATGTTAAATCGTATATGGTCGGCTCCTACTTAGAGCACCGCGAGGAGGTGAAAATTATACGGACAATTGCTATAGTGCTGCGTAATGAAAGCGCAGaatattactgtttactgtGTTGCAGTGGTAAAAATGTGTCTGTACCTGCGAATTACATCATTCACCCAGACCACTTTGAGTTTGAATACGGCACAGCTGATATTACCTGCCCACTACCAGAAATGTGTAAGATACCAACACATGTGGCTATAACTTCACAATCACCTAGTAAAGAAGGAACCTCTCAAGACATTCATGCTTTTCAACCTCTTAGGAATCAAGAGAAGCTGGATGTTTTTCCTTATAAGTTTACAGTTTGCATTTCTACCATGTTTGATTATGTGAATGTCCTGGAGCTTGTGCAGGCCATGGAGATGTTTAAGATAGTTGGTGTCCAGAAGGTAGCTATATACAAAACCAACTGTGACTCTGTAACGCAGAAGGTCCTAAATTACTATGTCAAAAAGAACTTTGTGGAGATCATCCCCTGGCGTGTAGCAAACTACATTAACGTGTCGAGAGGCTGGCAGAAATCTGTCTCATTGGGAGATCTGCATTACTTTGGGCAAATTGCGGCGCTAAATGACTGTGTGTACCGTTACATGTACCAGAGTCACTATGTAGCTCTACACGATTTGGATGAATTTATTCTGCCTATTAATTTCACCACCTGGTCAGAACTCCTGCCTAAACTGGAGAGGAAATACAGTCAAAATGTGGGCTTTGAATTTGAGGCCTACCTTTTCCCTCATTCCATCATCGAATTGATGCCAAAGTATTCACCGGGCTCATGGAAAAAGGTTATGGGAGTCAACATCTTGGAACATGTTTACAGGTTAAGCAATGACCACCAAGAGTTCAATGATTTTAAAGTGATCGTAAATCCTCGTTTAGTCTTCAGTACTACAGTGCATGGATTGCTGCAGTCTGTAAATGACAGTGTCAGGGTGGACCCTGAGATTGCACACATATACCACATAAGGAACGTTTCGAGAGAAGACTTGTTTCAATCTCCCATTATACGAGACACACGTCACAGGGACTATGCAGGCAGGCTTGTTCCTGCTGTTTCTGAAGTGCTTCAAAAAGTGTTGAACATTTACTAA
- the LOC128528256 gene encoding uncharacterized protein LOC128528256, translating into MDTQTLKRDVAPPHNLQHPKDPLESRSEDASSKQWTFSKKIFIPLIIFVLIYIIYLLSQQKTLNIYKAPPFYPDWMKKPASLLACGFPVKNDPIIKVNNHKSYMVGSYIEHRHNVKMIHTIAIVLRSENAKYHCLLCCNGTNKSVQATYEISSDHFGFEYGTADITCQVPVTCTKPTHVAITSRPVKEDGSSQDIYTLQPVKNQEMREKFPYEFAVCISVMFDYNNVLELVQAMEMFKILGVQKVAIYKTSCDSNVQKVLNYYVKQNFVELIPWDISLYISVSRGFNKAVSSGQLHYFGQIPALNDCVYRYMYQSRYVSLQDLDELILPMNVKNWTELLPELKKKYKDIGAFEFENNYFPLSIKDSSYKYSPNFWKNVPGVNILEHVVRLSNNGINKYKNFKTIVDPRSVLQATVHGLLKYTKGIVWVDSKIARMYHMRNISDEIFNKSSQIQDTHLRDYADSLIPAVSQVLQEALGIN; encoded by the exons GGATGTGGCCCCACCACACAActtacagcacccaaaggatccactggaATCCAG GTCAGAAGATGCCTCCTCAAAGCAGTGGACTTtttcaaaaaagatttttatccCTTTGATTATTTTTGTGCTCATTTACATAATCTACCTCCTCAGTCAACAAAAAACTCTGAATATATACAAGGCACCTCCTTTTTACCCTGACTGGATGAAGAAGCCAGCATCTCTCCTGGCTTGTGGTTTTCCAGTAAAAAATGATCCAATCATTAAAGTGAACAATCATAAATCATATATGGTCGGCTCCTATATAGAGCACCGCCATAATGTGAAAATGATACATACAATTGCTATAGTGCTTCGAAGTGAGAATGCAAAATATCACTGCTTGCTGTGCTGCAATGGAACAAACAAATCTGTACAGGCTACATATGAAATTAGTTCTGACCACTTCGGATTTGAATACGGCACGGCTGATATTACCTGCCAAGTACCTGTAACATGTACAAAACCGACACACGTGGCTATCACTTCCCGACCAGTTAAAGAAGATGGATCTTCGCAGGACATTTACACGTTACAACCTGTTAAGAATCAAGAAATGCGTGAAAAATTTCCTTATGAGTTTGCAGTCTGCATTTCTGTCATGTTTGATTATAACAATGTCCTGGAGCTTGTGCAGGCCATGGAGATGTTCAAGATACTCGGTGTCCAAAAGGTAGCTATTTACAAAACTAGCTGCGATTCTAATGTACAGAAAGTCCTGAATTACTATGTCAAGCAGAACTTTGTGGAGCTTATCCCTTGGGACATATCATTATACATCAGTGTTTCTAGAGGCTTTAACAAGGCAGTTTCATCAGGGCAGCTGCACTACTTTGGGCAAATTCCAGCACTCAATGACTGTGTGTATCGGTACATGTACCAGAGTCGCTATGTATCTCTGCAAGACTTGGATGAACTTATTCTCCCTATGAATGTAAAAAACTGGACAGAGCTCCTGCCTGAATTGAAGAAGAAATACAAAGATATAGGTGCCTTTGAATTTGAGAATAATTATTTTCCTCTTTCCATCAAGGATTCAAGCTATAAATATTCACCAAACTTCTGGAAGAATGTTCCCGGAGTAAACATTTTGGAACATGTTGTTAGACTATCCAACAATGGTATAAATAAgtataaaaactttaaaaccatTGTTGATCCTCGCTCCGTGTTACAGGCTACAGTCCATGGCCTTTTGAAATACACAAAGGGTATTGTCTGGGTGGACTCTAAGATTGCCCGTATGTATcacatgagaaacatttcagaTGAAATTTTCAATAAAAGCTCTCAAATACAGGACACACATCTCAGAGACTATGCGGACAGTCTGATCCCAGCTGTTTCTCAAGTCCTTCAAGAAGCACTGGGCATTAACTGA
- the yif1b gene encoding protein YIF1B isoform X1, protein MDYTNQSGFRQRKLQARSRMRGPGADSIEPRQLFDDTSAGQHNSGPGSVDKAGMDYAGQAILSEPMSNLAMAYGSSLASQGKQMMDKNLDRFIPITKLKYYFAVDTVYVGKKLGLLVFPYMHENWEVSYQQDTPVAPRFDVNAPDLYIPSMAFITYILVAGLALGTQNRFSPEILGMQASSALVWLIIEVLAVLLSLYLVTVNTDLTTIDLVAFSGYKYVGMIVGVLAGLLFGKTGYYLSLFWCCASIFVFMIRTLRLKILSEAAAEGVLVRGAKNQLRMYLTMAIAAAQPVFMYWLTFHLIK, encoded by the exons ATGGATTACACGAATCAGAGTGGATTCAGACAGCGTAAGTTAC AAGCCAGGTCGAGGATGAGGGGTCCTGGCGCAGACTCTATTGAACCCCGTCAGCTTTTTGACGACACCAGCGCTGGGCAACACAACTCTGGTCCTGGCAGCGTGGACAAAGCAGGGATGGACTACGCAGGACAGGCCATTTTATCAGAGCCTATGTCTAATCTCGCTATGGCCTATGGGAGCAGCCTTGCAAGCCAGGGAAAACAAATGATGGATAAAAAT CTGGACCGTTTTATCCCCATCACCAAACTGAAGTACTATTTTGCAGTGGACACCGTTTATGTGGGCAAGAAACTTGGCCTGCTGGTATTCCCCTATATGCATGAG AACTGGGAGGTGAGTTACCAACAGGATACTCCAGTAGCGCCACGCTTTGATGTCAATGCTCCGGACCTGTATATTCCCT caATGGCTTTTATTACATATATCCTGGTTGCAGGCCTGGCACTTGGCACACAGAACCG GTTTTCTCCTGAGATCTTGGGGATGCAAGCTAGTTCAGCCCTGGTGTGGCTGATTATTGAAGTTCTTGCCGTTCTTCTCAGCCTTTACCTGGTCACAGTGAACACAGACCTCACCACTATCGATCTGGTGGCCTTTTCCGGGTACAAATATGTTGG GATGATAGTAGGAGTGTTAGCTGGGCTCCTGTTTGGAAAGACAGGATATTATCTTTCACTGTTCTGGTGCTGTGcttctatttttgtttttatg ATCCGAACACTGAGGTTGAAGATTCTGTCCGAGGCGGCTGCAGAGGGAGTTCTGGTCCGAGGAGCCAAGAATCAGCTGCGCATGTACTTAACCATGGCCATAGCTGCAGCACAACCTGTGTTTATGTACTGGCTAACCTTCCATTTGATTAAGTAA
- the yif1b gene encoding protein YIF1B isoform X2, which produces MDYTNQSGFRQQARSRMRGPGADSIEPRQLFDDTSAGQHNSGPGSVDKAGMDYAGQAILSEPMSNLAMAYGSSLASQGKQMMDKNLDRFIPITKLKYYFAVDTVYVGKKLGLLVFPYMHENWEVSYQQDTPVAPRFDVNAPDLYIPSMAFITYILVAGLALGTQNRFSPEILGMQASSALVWLIIEVLAVLLSLYLVTVNTDLTTIDLVAFSGYKYVGMIVGVLAGLLFGKTGYYLSLFWCCASIFVFMIRTLRLKILSEAAAEGVLVRGAKNQLRMYLTMAIAAAQPVFMYWLTFHLIK; this is translated from the exons ATGGATTACACGAATCAGAGTGGATTCAGACAGC AAGCCAGGTCGAGGATGAGGGGTCCTGGCGCAGACTCTATTGAACCCCGTCAGCTTTTTGACGACACCAGCGCTGGGCAACACAACTCTGGTCCTGGCAGCGTGGACAAAGCAGGGATGGACTACGCAGGACAGGCCATTTTATCAGAGCCTATGTCTAATCTCGCTATGGCCTATGGGAGCAGCCTTGCAAGCCAGGGAAAACAAATGATGGATAAAAAT CTGGACCGTTTTATCCCCATCACCAAACTGAAGTACTATTTTGCAGTGGACACCGTTTATGTGGGCAAGAAACTTGGCCTGCTGGTATTCCCCTATATGCATGAG AACTGGGAGGTGAGTTACCAACAGGATACTCCAGTAGCGCCACGCTTTGATGTCAATGCTCCGGACCTGTATATTCCCT caATGGCTTTTATTACATATATCCTGGTTGCAGGCCTGGCACTTGGCACACAGAACCG GTTTTCTCCTGAGATCTTGGGGATGCAAGCTAGTTCAGCCCTGGTGTGGCTGATTATTGAAGTTCTTGCCGTTCTTCTCAGCCTTTACCTGGTCACAGTGAACACAGACCTCACCACTATCGATCTGGTGGCCTTTTCCGGGTACAAATATGTTGG GATGATAGTAGGAGTGTTAGCTGGGCTCCTGTTTGGAAAGACAGGATATTATCTTTCACTGTTCTGGTGCTGTGcttctatttttgtttttatg ATCCGAACACTGAGGTTGAAGATTCTGTCCGAGGCGGCTGCAGAGGGAGTTCTGGTCCGAGGAGCCAAGAATCAGCTGCGCATGTACTTAACCATGGCCATAGCTGCAGCACAACCTGTGTTTATGTACTGGCTAACCTTCCATTTGATTAAGTAA